Proteins encoded by one window of uncultured Ilyobacter sp.:
- the cbiD gene encoding cobalt-precorrin-5B (C(1))-methyltransferase CbiD, which yields MDKFIYQDGKKLRYGYTTGSCATAAAKGAVEALFAGEFKESVKIDTPFGWELDLQITEAELDRDRAVCAVRKDAGDDPDVTHGILIYVSAKRATDLTVEKEDCFYNEDKTIELTGGNGVGRVTKKGLQVPPGKPAINEGPRGMIFKEVQRILPEGEKVRLEIFIPQGQEKALMTFNPKLGVMGGISVLGSSGIVKPMSEEAYKSSLTVELGFHKEERKKNTVVFTFGNYGKRFIRENLNIPDEDVFVISNFAGFMIDQAKNQKFERVVFLGHIGKMVKLAGGIFHTHSKVSDAKLEIFTTCALLAGEDYETLLKIADSNTTDEAVEYVTNKKTYEIMCERIVEKCGHKAKDIEFASLLFSFEKGELARSSNFDRAIRELETV from the coding sequence ATGGATAAATTTATCTACCAGGACGGAAAAAAACTCCGTTATGGCTACACCACAGGGAGCTGTGCAACTGCAGCGGCAAAGGGAGCTGTAGAGGCTCTTTTTGCAGGAGAGTTTAAAGAATCTGTGAAGATAGATACCCCTTTTGGATGGGAACTTGATCTCCAGATAACAGAAGCAGAGCTTGACAGGGACAGGGCGGTGTGTGCAGTACGAAAGGATGCCGGAGACGACCCTGATGTGACTCACGGGATTTTGATATATGTATCGGCGAAGAGAGCTACTGATCTCACTGTAGAGAAGGAAGACTGTTTTTATAACGAGGATAAAACCATAGAACTCACCGGAGGAAACGGAGTGGGAAGGGTCACCAAAAAGGGCCTTCAGGTTCCACCGGGAAAACCTGCAATAAACGAGGGACCAAGAGGTATGATTTTCAAGGAAGTTCAGAGAATCCTTCCAGAAGGTGAAAAAGTGAGACTAGAGATATTCATCCCCCAGGGGCAGGAAAAGGCTCTTATGACATTTAATCCGAAACTTGGAGTAATGGGCGGGATATCTGTATTGGGGAGCAGCGGGATAGTGAAACCCATGTCAGAAGAGGCCTACAAGAGTTCTCTTACTGTGGAGCTTGGGTTCCATAAAGAAGAGCGAAAGAAAAATACAGTTGTTTTCACCTTTGGTAATTACGGAAAGAGATTTATAAGAGAGAATCTGAACATTCCAGATGAGGATGTATTTGTAATAAGCAACTTCGCAGGTTTTATGATAGACCAGGCAAAAAATCAGAAATTTGAAAGAGTTGTTTTTTTAGGGCATATAGGGAAAATGGTAAAGCTGGCAGGAGGGATTTTTCATACTCACAGCAAGGTGAGTGATGCAAAACTTGAGATCTTCACCACTTGTGCTCTTCTAGCAGGAGAGGATTATGAAACTCTTCTGAAAATAGCAGATTCTAACACTACAGATGAAGCAGTGGAGTACGTAACCAATAAAAAGACATATGAAATAATGTGTGAAAGAATAGTAGAAAAATGTGGTCATAAGGCAAAAGATATTGAGTTTGCAAGCCTTTTATTCTCCTTTGAAAAGGGAGAGCTGGCTAGAAGCAGTAATTTTGACAGAGCAATCAGGGAGCTGGAAACAGTATGA
- a CDS encoding precorrin-8X methylmutase gives MKYIKVPMDIEKRSFEIITEELGEKNKLFTEEQAPVIKRLVHTTADFEYADITEFSEGVIEKAMEAIKGGSKIYCDTSMIVNGLSKKNLERFGCVPYSMVSDPEVARVAKERGVTRSMVGMEKAAKDPETKIYLIGNAPTALFTLKELVEKGEAEKPALVIGVPVGFVGAAESKEALKEMKDIPYIITRGRKGGSTVAVAALHGILYQMYDRKDF, from the coding sequence ATGAAATACATAAAAGTACCTATGGATATTGAAAAAAGAAGTTTTGAGATAATAACAGAAGAGCTGGGAGAGAAAAATAAGCTTTTTACTGAAGAGCAAGCTCCTGTTATAAAAAGACTGGTACACACTACAGCAGATTTTGAATATGCCGATATAACTGAGTTTTCAGAGGGTGTAATAGAAAAGGCCATGGAAGCCATAAAGGGCGGATCAAAAATATATTGTGATACAAGTATGATAGTAAATGGACTGTCTAAAAAAAATCTTGAGAGATTCGGATGTGTGCCATACTCTATGGTTTCTGATCCTGAGGTGGCAAGAGTAGCAAAAGAAAGAGGAGTAACTAGATCAATGGTGGGGATGGAAAAAGCCGCAAAAGACCCGGAAACTAAGATCTACCTAATAGGAAATGCTCCCACAGCACTTTTCACACTGAAAGAGCTTGTAGAAAAAGGAGAAGCAGAAAAACCGGCTCTGGTTATCGGTGTTCCTGTAGGATTTGTAGGAGCTGCTGAATCTAAAGAAGCCTTAAAAGAAATGAAGGATATACCTTACATAATCACAAGGGGAAGAAAGGGCGGAAGTACCGTTGCAGTGGCAGCACTTCATGGGATACTTTACCAGATGTACGACAGAAAGGATTTCTAA